Genomic DNA from Hirundo rustica isolate bHirRus1 chromosome 18, bHirRus1.pri.v3, whole genome shotgun sequence:
TCGGGGACCAGATTCAAAAGTGCCAGAAAATTGAACTTTCGAACACACTGGTATTGGTGAACAAGTTCTTTCAGAAATATGCCCTGACTGGACCCAAGTATGTACTTGTCGAGGTGCATGGTATAggaagcattttgttttcacaaCAATCTATCTAGAGTGCATGTTGCAGATCTGTGAGGGTTTTTGGCTATTTTCAAAACTGTTTGTAGAATTTAAATAAGCAGTTCCCaattcatttaaaatgaaaaagagggTATGGCTACCGGGGTAATTTCAAAATTGAATCCCGTTCTTCCCTGTGTACAAAattatatgttttttttttcttactccaGCTGAAGAGCACACAGCTCCAACTCTTACAGAACAGATGGCCCTAAGGATAGCAAAGACCTAAACCAGGTATCTTACATTCAACTCACGAACCTCCAGAAGACTGGTACAGTAACCACCCTGAAATAAACAAGTAGTTTGATATAAAGAGTAGATTTTATGTATATGtcagaactgcagcagcagtcGCAGCTGGTGTTACTTCATCTCTTGGTTTTCACCTTCACTTCAGGCGCTCCTAGAGCCTGCTCAAGCTGACAATGAATCAGGCCAGGAGTGCTGCATTACAGACCcacaccctcctcctcctcctccctggatGCAGCAGGGTGCAAGGCATCACAGCGCTCTCCCCCAGCTGGATCAGCCACACCTGAGAGGGCAGCAAGGAAGGGAATGGGGAATCGTGTCACCAGGAATGCCGTGCCTTGGCCAGATGTGCACACTCACAGCAAACAGCTGAATGCTTTCATGTGTCCTGAGAGATTGTTTTCCAGAGGAACAAAGCCTTGCAGCTCTAAAGCAAACAGACTTAATTCAGCACATAGTTCTCCTCCATTACTAATTTACACAGACACAAATGTACACGTTAAAACCATAAGCAGAAGCTCCACATGGGATAAAAACTGTTTGATAATATGCAGAAAATGTATGGCCACAGGAACAGAGTCTATGTTAGATAATAACTATAGAGGGCACAATGGGAAACACCTCAACGCAGGCTCTTCTGTGCTCCATAAAAAGGGAACAATCCCTGACAGAAATAACCAGTGTCAGAAGCACTTGATCTTTGACCTTTGTTGGGCAGATGTGCTGTTGGTGTGGGGCAGATTCCAGGACAACAGAGCAAAAATCCcttgattttatttcctctccttcaCGCTGTATTGTTTTTACACCCTTGctaatattatttaataatatCATTTACTGAGTTCCACAAGGAAAGCTGCACAGCTATTGTCTAACAGGATCTCACCATGGTGCTTATGATCATCTCTCCACATTACAAGTAACAGGTTGTATTTTCCAAAAACTCACGAATTGGCCACAATGACATGGTGGCAGCACATGCAGCTTCAGAGGAAACGAGCCTTAATGGAACAATAATGGCAGAGCTTGACCATGAAAGTCATTCCTCCTTAATCTCTCTCATTTCCTACTCAAAGGAGCATGTTAcagcaaaaatattcaaaagtgCAAAACCAATCTGAAGAACAACTGAGTATCAGCCACTcatacaaacacacagagaacacCCAAAATATCATCTGTTAGAGTTTTACCCACACTCAGTGGGTTGCTGTGAGTCCCAGTGTCCCCCTAGCCAAAGGATGGTCACTTCTCTCTACCATTCAAAACCAAAGAATACAGTTTTATGAGGTTTAATTCAAAGATGTTGTGAAATAGAAGTGTATGTTTTGGAAACAGCTatgtttctggggttttgctTCTTTGTGGCAACAAGTTTCACCAATTAATGCATGCAAATTAAAAGCACTTCTGAAAGTTCTATTTGATTATACTTAAAGAGCGGGGAAAGAGATTCTTCTTTGAAGATGTAATACACTGCAGTCCTGGAACCAATGAAGCTTTGGTAACCATGGCaacactgcaattttttttattttttttttttaatttacttactttttttttcaatatacaTTTTAATAGATATTTAATTTGTTAAATTGCAGACTGGCAttcaaaccatttttttttccagtagacCCATGCTTTTCAATACATGAAGTTATTCACATTTACTAGCAGTGGCCTCTCAGGTGCTTTACAACATAGTTCTCTtccaaatataatttttgtatcagccttgacaaaaaaaaaaaattgctagtGGTTTCTACTTCTGCTGTCATTGTCCTTGacaacttcatttttttatgaACCGAGTGAAGTGCTTGCAAATGTTCAATTTTTTAGAAGACAAAGCAGGCAATGTTCTGTAGTCACCAACTCATAGGTTGTTAAGAGTAGCTGAAATACTTTCTCTTCCATATCCTGTTCAATACGCAAGTTACTTTAAAAGTATGCAACTCTATGGATAGAAAGTTAATGAATAAACCTGGCACTGAGCTATGGCAGAATGCTGTATCAAAATGAGAtccacctgaaaaaaaaatttcttaaattCACTGCTGAAGATAAGACTGCTAAGCAAGAAAAATATGCTATGTACTATGAACAAATTTGATGACGCATTTAGGAAATGGAATAAGTTTCCCGGCCTAAGAATAAACTGCATTCCTCTGTTGTACACTGCTGACTGTAAAAAGCTTGAAAGCAAGCAACTATTTCACAAATCCAGAACTTCTTCAGGATAATTATGATAACTCTTAAACATTACAGACTCCACTGAAAACCGTATCTCTGACAGATCTTAAAAATCAGCACAGGAAACATGAAGTCAGAAGGAATTTGGGATATGTGCCATTATCACAGTTCTGGTCTCTCAAGATATGCTAACACTGCTGTAATTCACAGGATTTTGTCCTAGTTTTCTAGTAAAGCCCTAGATCAGGCTACCCTGCTTTGGGAGGGACCATGGAGATGAGGGGACACTATTGCCAGTAGTGCAAGTATCACATTTTATCAGATAATATCAGAGAGACCTCCTGTAAAAGTAAACAATTGCTATAGTATCAGTTTTGTGATAGTAAACAGGCAACAAAAAGGATGAGAGaaaaatatgtagaaaaaaCATGCCAAAATAATCTGTAAACAGTAGCATTAAAACACAGTTAATAGAAGTGttaatgaaaatagaaattagTCTAATTAAATCATTCCTACAGCATCTGATGGCAAAACAGATTGGTGTACTCATTATTTTATCAAAGCAACAGGAGAACAGTTAAAACTACTGAGCTGTTAAAAATATTAGCCCTGCCACCCTAAGTGTAACAACAGAATCCATATAAAATGGATGTTAAATCCTCAATCATAGTTATTTGTTTAAAGCAGAATTTACCTATCCAGCCACACGTACCTATCCCTAGACTGCAGTCCCCATAAAAAGATGCAATGAGATCCCTTGGGTGGAAAATCAGACTAGCCAAGAATTAAGAAACTTCTTTGTTATTATGTTAAAACATGAGGATATCTGATAAGATGTGGAGAAAACAGCTGTTGCCTACATCATTAAAATAGCATTGAACCATCAAGCAGAACCTGCAGGGATTAACCATGGGAAGAAGcgctaaaaataaatattcctctCACATCAGTGTCATGTCTAAGGtaaaacagcaaataaagagaaaaaaaggacacaCGGCACTCTGAACTAGAGAAGGGAAAGCTCTCAGCTCAGTTAGGCAAAGCTTCAATTAAAGAGGAAGCAATCAAGTGAAACTTGAAGCACACTCCCACTGTACAAATGAACAGTTACTGCGCCCTGTGTTCTCCCTATTTGCCTCGTTTCAGCCTCCTCCCACACTCGCTGCTGATACAGTCCTCAAGTTGTTACACAAGGTGGATGCTGCCATAacagagaacatttttctttacctgGCACCAGTTGCTGGGTCTTTGTACTACAGGCAGAAACAAAAACTAAATTTAACCCCAGGCAGAAGCAGAcacaaaattgcattaaaaaatggaaagaatccttccaaaatggaaaattcaAGCAGAAAGTGAAATGTAAACCACAGAGATAAGCCCTGAAACCAGAGAAATCCTATTGCCCAGCCTGGAGGACTGAATTGTGGTGGAAGCTGCCACTAAAGCCTTAGCAATATCCAATACCTAGGTAAGCTGAATGGGAATAACTAACCCAAACTTGACAGGATATGTAGCAAAAGAGGCCATTTCCCAAATATCTGGAGTCTCAATCATGGAACACTTAAGTCCATTATCAGGACACTGAACTTTGCCCTTTTGTTGGAGGCAGTCAGGATCACAAAAGGCTGGGTGTTACCAATTTCCCCAGTCCTCTAACACTCACCCAGCTACATGCTGGACAAACTCCCACATCTATTCTCTTGttggaggggggagaaaaatgaCATTAAAGATACGTGACAGTATTGTAACCCATGACAAAGACATGGCTCATTTAAGAAGTCAAGACATCCTTTAATCAGAGCTGCACGCTGTGGAGGGATGGAAGGTGCCTTGTGCAGCCTAAGAAACACTTTGTGAGAAACCCTTTCCCTTGCTGCAGCTATCAGGTGCCAGTTTTAGGCAGTCACTCCTCTGCACAACAGAAACCCTGCTGCACTTAATGGGACAGATGATGAAACTCCCCATTCTTTCATCTGAGAATTTACCTCTGTACATAATTAGAAGCACAATCATTAAAGTTAGCATTCCAAATTGCTGTCAGGAACCAGCCACACAAAGTATTCCTACTGGGCTACAAGGCACTTTACAGACCACAACACAAACCCTGTCTTTAAACCAAATCCCAGGTCTGTCTGAAGAACAGTTCACCCGCTTCTCTCCAAAGGACCAAATTAAACCTAATCCACTTACTAACACAAGCGCAGATAATAGAACTAAATGTAGTTCTTATCTAGCAGACAGGCAGTCTCATCCTGAGAAATATTTATCTGTCTTGATATTGTCTGACCAATCCCACTGAAAAGACCAGACGTCTGGCAAGCTGCAGAGATGGAGGCCTAATCAAACAAAGCAAGCCTGAATTATGCAGATAAGCTACAACTAAACAAAGCAGAAGGTAAAAGGTGTTTCAGACCTGGAAAATAATGACCTGTTTGAAGAACGTGGAACTGAAGGTAATGATAAAAATAACGCCGAGAACAATGGTGGGGGTCTGGTATTCCAGCAAACCCAGTAGAGACAGCAGACAAGACAATGATGACTGCTGACTCAGTATGTGGCTATTTGCAGACTCCACCTTGGTGCACTCATTTCAGGTTACTTGTCCTGCTTCAGTTTATGATTTAAGGAGTTAACTACAGTTGAAACAGAATTTGCAAACTTCCCTTACGTGTTCTCTAAGGAGAATGCAGCAACTGAGATTCCTGTaccaaattattttgatttgttgCCCATGCTTCTGGTGGAACTATCAGTTTCTCCTCTGACCTTGCTATTCTAATTCTACCATACTAATGTCAGCAACACTGTGACAACCTGCTCAGCTAGAAAACTTTCCTTGCTATCTGGATCTCCAGCTGCACAGTAGGAGCTTGCACTGTCTGCTGTGGGGTATAGGTCCTGTTTAATCTCACAGTCACCCCTATTTACTTCCCCAGAAACATTTGAGCATGGGACAGGGAGTTACACAATTCCCAACCAACTGCAGCCAGCCAGAACTATATTACAATGTGGCATATTTACTCTGGTGTCTGGATGAAGATTACAAGTGAAATTATATTACTTTATCTGAGGTAAAATAATCTTCATATTTTCCAGCATGTGTTAAGCAACCAAAGGAACTCCTCGGTGAGAACAGGAATGTTTTGGAGTAGTTCCTGAGATAGGTGTAGAAATACTAAATAACTTGTTTAATGTTGGAATAGGAGTCTACAGTAGCTACACTGATTAAAATTGCAAAGCAGCACGATGAGAACTTGGCATCCTCTGCTACCCCAGATGTCACAGAAAATGTGTTGCTCAATATACGTCTTACTAAGCACCAACAGCTCAAAGAGGACTGAGCAGTATTTCCctttgaggaaaataaaatcatgaacAGAGATCTCAGGCTCACAATACATACATTTTTTGTATACAACTCACTCTTAAACTCCTGCATCATGCAGTGAAAAGAGTTTCCAGGTCTTAAAGGCAGAAGTTGCAGGCAGATCAGAAAACGTTTGGTTAAAAGCATTCAGGCCAAAGGATCAAGACTTGCTGAATCATAGGAGTTAACTTTCCAAGGCTGATTCCATCTACATGTCCTGAAACTAGCTATCATCAACgtggggaaaaaacctcacCTGATAAAACCTGCTAAGAAATAAATATAGCCACATTCACAGGTTTTGCTCTGTAAAGGTCAGTAGATCTAAAAGTAACAAAAAGAAAGCCCCCTATATTAAGAACACAGCAATAATAAAACACACCAGTAATGAAACACTGAACACGAGCTTTCACTGAGAGATGACGGGCATTGCCTAGaggtacacacagggacagaggttCTGCTTGGATAATGAGCTGCCAAAGTTTGTACCAGCTGAAGATCTATTCCAAATGTTTAAAGGAAGTGGTTTCATCACTAAACCAAATCATTGGGATTGtgtgctttgctgcttttttagCAGGTTCCAGTTTCTATTGCCAAGCTAGgaagctgtgaggagctggtACTCCAGGACTAACAACTCCACCACTAATTCATCCTCTAATACTGAAGCTTCCGATGTCTCTGTGTGCAACACAGAACCACAGAGGGCAAAGTATCACAAGTTCCTTCCCTATGCCTACAGAGCTTCACAAAATGACCTTTGTTACAAAGGGATTTACACTGATGTCCTTGGAAGCAACAGATGGTCAGGAATGAGCCGCTGCTATCAGCATTTTTCCTTTAGTCTGTGAAATTATTCACATAGTCCCCCCAACAGTGGAGGCATTTTCTCCGTTTAAAAGTGAAAGCAGACCAGTTAAAAGATGGGACAAAACAAGTGAAGCAGCAGCGTCTTTAAAAGACACTGTAATGGTCTGGATTTTGTGGCTATATAAAAGCAAGAAACACTATCTCAATCTGATGTATGAATTAAGTGCTCTACCTTATCAACAGGAAATATGAACACATTTCCTACAATTATTTCCTCTTGCAAATCATTCCGTGTAGGTCTCAAAGGAAACAACAGATGCACCCCAAacaagttttcatttctttgctggctgttcaaagaaaatgcaaaactctgttttgttttcatttcttagcACCTCACTATTTAGACAAAATCTCTTGCTCAGTAAATTTGAAGTACTTTACTGGCTGGAGTCATTTATCTTTACCTACAAAGTGAGGtaatgagaagaaaagcaagggCAGCTTCAAAGTTGTACCCTGTTCTCATGAACCACCAAATTATGTCACACTCCTACACCATCCCCACAACATAAACCTACCAAACCTATGAACCTGTAGCAGGGTCTCAGTTCTTTCAGTGGTATCTTACAGTGTGAGTATAGAAAGGGGAAATCATGAGCATTTAACTGAGCGATCTTTGACACCTATAAGTTTTCCAACTGATGTAATGCCAATGTGTTGCATGTGTTCATCCAAGATTTATGATCTTGGTCCTGTGACAGGCACTCTGTTCCCTCTAATAATTTGAGCAGGCTGAAGAGCTGACTGTTGGCTCATGTGTTACCTTATGTTGGTTTTAACTACAAGTATTCCTGCCTAGAATGACACGCTTGTATCAACACAAAACAGGCTTGGTGCAAGACTCACAATGGAATTTCAAACACTCTGTAGTGCAGAAACACTGGAATCCGTGAGCTTGGTTTCAAATCCTTCCAGGCAGATGCTTTCTGAGAAGCCTGCATCTGGTTTTCTAATCCCCCTGAAGTTTGAGAGTGTTCAGATCAAGCTTTACGTCAAGCCCCTGCCCTAGCAAGCATGGCCAAGCTGAACAAAGTTGTATTTGCCAACGTATCCCTGGAGAGAACAGTGCACCTCTGCTGCAAAGTCCTGCTTTTCCAAAGCTGGAGGGGGTGGTGTCAGTTTTAACCTTAAAtggaaactgaaaacaaatcttTAAAGTTTACAGTCATTTCAAATACAAACAGCTTAGCAAGGCAGCCATTCAGTACAATTTCTCCTCAAATAATAAGACCTTTGAGACAGATAAGACCGATTGCAATTAAAGACAGAGGGTAAAAAACCACCTTGATTTATAAACTGCATGGAAAATGGCTTGAAGATTCAGGAATGATGGAATTTTGGAGCTGTACAGGAAGAACAATCATCCTAATCAGTGTTATAAAGACTTCTTGCTTATCCTTATAAAACAATTCTACAAAAGATGGGTTTGCTTCCACAGAATTCTATTAGTTTCATCTTTATTGAATATGGGGGGATATCTCCCACaagcacagtaaaaaaaatatatatatattaagcCTGAAGTCAAGAGATGTTCTTCACTCAGCCATGGGAGATATTTTTCAGTCCAGTAAGTATAACTTCAGAGcgaaataaaaaaaaaatgagaaactaATCAGGGCCATGAATCAGCCTCACTGGGGAGCAACAGGGCTATGCAGAACTCTGATCTAAATTGCTATCAGTGTTAGAAATCCAGCCCGGGGAGCTCACGCTGCTGAGCACACGCCGAGCAGGGCAGACAATTTTCTGCTGCCCTCTGCAGGGAAGCCTTGGGCCTTGCCATCCACAGCCAGGCCGGCACAGGATAAGCAGGCTCACAAAAGAACCAGGGAGATTTCAGAGGAATTTTTACAATTTACTGGTGTGTTGTTACTTCAGCAGTAATCTGCACTCAATTTATCTTTATGAATACTGCATTTATAATTGCAAATCAGCCTTTTCACTTGCGATGATGAGCCAGTTATTGGCATAATTGAGGAAGTTTTGAAGGAAATATTAATCCCTAGATCACTCCATCATATGGGAATAAAAGGCCAGGCCCTCTTTTTTTGCAACCTCAGCACTATGCTTCCACTCTGCTTTGACTGCTCGGTATCGAGACATAACCAGGAATTGAAAGGTACCCAAAGAAAAGCTCTTGTCTCACAAGCTCCTGTCCTCCTGTGCTCCCTAGGAAAATATTGAGGAAATATCACTGTGTCATTCACTTCTTCCTTCTAAAGCAGTGCATTAATTATTTTGGTCTCATACACtggaagatttaaaaagaaaaaaagaaaccaaaaaaaaaccccactgtaCTGTGCTCCAGTTCAGTCAGTGTCTAAACACAAAgccatgaaaatgttttttgaaataaaaggaattaatGAAACATGAGCACATTGAAGGCTGTTGTTACTCAGCCACTCAATCCACTCATACACTTCATTTGAGAACACCTCCTTTAACCCAGAGCAAAGGTGAGAAGGATACGGTTCCAGCTCCACCCCTTCTCTTAGGGACTCACGTAGGTATTTTGTGTTCCCATCTCCTCATTTGCCACAACACAAACAGCAGAACAGCATCAGGAACTTTAATTCACTACTGTCTGTAGGACACTGAGATTATATACTGCAATATATACATACATGcgcatatatatacacacacacacgcatatatacatatacatataaaagCAGGGATATTTTCCTTGTCATTGCACATCTGATGTTGCATGAGGATGTAATAAAGCGAACTGTGGGACTCTAGGGTAATATGACCATACACAAGAAGGCCTGATGTGAAGAAATCTGTATTGGAAGGCAGCCTTAAGCACCCAGCATTCCTACTGGATGGAGCAGCCACCCTATATATCAACATGTGTATTTGCAAAATGTGCATCGTGTATTTGAAATTCCTCTATGCTgaaattcataaaaataaacacaaaacaacttGTTCTGTATTCACCACAGCTAATTTTGTCAAACACCAGTATAAGAATCACAAATGGACATTAGAACCATATGGAAATACAACATACAAGCTTGAAGGAGGAAGAGTTTTTAAAGCTATCCAAACCAATCTGACAGCAtcaaatgaaaaggaaagaaaactgaaaattacacAAAAACACAGGGATCAGCATGTCAAAAACGACAGAAGCCTGACAAACAAGCTGAAGTTTAGAAATCAAATACTTCTCAAGCAATTAATTAACAACATAGATCTCCAtaatacaaacaaaacccccagaaatGCACTAACTCCTTGCACCCAGCACTCTTGTCTCCAGAGCAAGGGTGAGTAGTTTATGAACAGCTCAGAAACAGTCTAAGCAAAACTCTGGAGATGGCATCACATTTCTGGCCTCAGGCCCAATTCTGCAAAAAAGCCAAGGGACGCAACACAGTTCAGTCGCTGAAGAACATAATCCAACACAGAAGCCAAACTTATTTCTGACCAGGCTCAACCTCATTCATCAGCATCATCAAACTGGCCCTTCTCAACTGTTCTAAATCGTggtggaaaaacaaagcaaggtGCATGGTCACAGCCTGGGTTGTAAAACCAATCCTCCTTCCATACATATGAACCGAAATGATTATTTTCCTCAAAGCTTCCACAGGAGAGATCGTCAGCATctaaagaagataaaataaaaggcTTAAACCATGGGAGATAATCAGGAAAGTAGCAGATAGTGCAACAGGTTATTATGGAGGTCGATGGCATCTTCCAGTTCACTATTTCAAATTGATCTGCCAGCACTCATGAATTAGACCTTAAAAAAGGgcaaacagaaaactgaatttgGCAATGTTTTCAATTTAGGGAAGGTTTATGCCACACAGACAAAACAGTTTTCCAGAAAGCTCAAAGATACACCTGGGACTCAGAATGTCTGGCGCCAGCTCTTACAAGGTATgcagtttttttcccattttccctgggaATAAAAGACTCATGAAACTATTACTTATATTTGCCTTCCCCCTTCCTGCAGTTTTCATAACACCATCCCAACGTGGAGCCCTCCAAACCCTTTAAGAACTGGATCACTGGACAGAATGGGAGGGTGGAGTCCTGTAAAAGCTGGCTCTGAACAACATTTCCACTAGGTAGAATTAAGCCTAATGGACCTGTATTTAACCAATCTAGCACAAAAATAGGGCAAAGTGTTTTAACAGAAGCATAAAGATTTCTAGTCAGCAGACACTGAGCAAAGAAAAAGCCCAGAGCACGGAGGAGCAGAGGACCCAACACAATATCCCACGTGTCAgccttccagcagcactgccaaacAAGCCATCACAGCAAGAGCTTAAGGCACTTCAAAAGCCATAAAATGACCAATCAAGCAGACTTCTGTATTTGCAGCAGTTAACAACTCAGATGCTTGTACTCAGTATCCTTCAGAAGGACCTGAATCCAATAATCACAGCTGCCTTCATTTGTGACGATTTAAAGAGCTACAGGTGGGATGAGCAAgttaaataatgaagaaaaccAGGAACAGTTCTAGTACAAAATTCAAAACATACCATAAATTTGGGCATATAAGAGATTAAACTGAAAGCTCAGAatggaagagagggaaaacctCCAAAAATGGAACAGTCTTTTTCTCAGATTACCCAGTGTGAAAAACACAGactgtatttccattttaaaatcagaatggTTTTACAGAAAGGCTGCAAaaactttctcattttcttccattATCAAACAATGgaatttaaatacaaaagtttattttaataatgggattaaaataaacagagaatTCATATCTCCCAAGCAAAGAAAATTGtattaaatacaaaaacataCACATTAATGAGAGGAAAATAGAAATGGTACTATTCTGCATCAACAAAGACACAGCAGGTTATCAGTCACTGCTGGCTAAACTCCATCCACCTGTTCTGTGCTAAGAACCAGCCTGCCCAATGGAAGGTTGAGACTCTTGAGTCTCAACATGTGAGTCACCATAAAAACAAGTTACAGACTGGAGGAATAATTCACCTCTAAAGGTGTGAGTGAAACTCCATCTATTCAAAGCCACTTTTGTCCATGGGATTGATCATGTGCACAATCACTTAGGAGGATCAAActtcaacaaaaccaaagtcaaacaaagaaacaacaacaacaacaacaacaaaccaccctCAAAAAAACTACAGTAAAAGCAACAAACCATACTCAGAGACTGAACAGTGTTCCAAACAACTCCATGCTCCAGAAAGACGTTATAATGAACAGTCTCAAATTTTCTTGAAGAAATTTTACACAAAAAAGTTAATTCCTGCATGCCATGtacctttcttttctgcttcagaatAAGATATACCACTGAAAACTCGCTTCACCAGAGAAACTCAACACAAACATGGAATTCTCCTCCTTACTATGCCACTCCCTAAGAATTGCTCAAGCAAGAGTTTCACGTGAACTCCACACCACCACCTTTAAATCTTGTATTTGACAACAAAATTGTGCATTACGTGTCCAAGAGGTCAACACAACAAGAAACTGCTTCCCAAAATAGAACATGGCGTTACCTGAACACATTGTCCCGCAATGCACCTACCTCCAGCTATCCAAAACTCAAATGAAACACAAGTAAATGTGTACTCACCATAAGGACCATACGTAGACTCCTCCAGCTCTTTATCCCAGTCCTCCACCTCATGTTCAGATACATCCTGCTGTACTGAGGACTCAGGTATATTGGAAACTTCACTGTCCCACACATCCAGGTCAGCATATATATTGTACCATCCCTCATCAGTAGAGCCACTGACATCACCTTCATTGGGAGAGGTAGAGGCAGATACACTTTCTTCAGACGTGCCATCAGGAACATTtggaatattctgcagcaaacattctaaaaacagcagaaagcacCAACAGATACACTCAGAAATTGAACAAGAACAATTAAGTGCTCAGCACACAATAATTCAGAGAGGTACACAAATGCACTTTGTGACTACTAATCTTACTGTAATACATGCAGTTTCCTATATATGTAATATCACTACAGAGCTGCTTCACATTTCAGATGCTTGGGAAGACTGGACACAGCCTTGCACCACAACACCAGCGTAAATCAGGATTTTCCACACACTCTTGTTGAAAAATAACTCTGTAAACTAGGGCAAAGGACCCAGCAGCCTTGTTTCACCACATTCACCTGTAgatattcaaaacaaaacacatcagCACATGGTCctggtttgaaaaaaaaaaaaaaaacaacaaaaaaaacacagggTCATATTGATTAATTACTCTTGTACCTAGGCATACACAACTATCTACGTGGAAATAATTTAGTGCAGTAAGTAACTGCAAGTTCCCACGCATCACCAAAAGGTTTTAAGTATATTTCTCACGTAGTGCACAAGTTTCAATATTTGCAACCTGCTTCACTTTGTCCTACCTTTTCTGGGCTTCCAGATCACCGTTTCTGTCTTATTAGGAAGCTGTTTCCCCTCAGAGTTTGCAGcctcagaggcagcagccaTCACCTGCAAGACAGTTTCAAAGAATGCAGTAGCCCCTCTGATCGCTCACAAAACTGCTACCACATTTCAGTGGTCCTGAGCATCTCCATTTGTTCCCTTGatgaaacagaagtttaaaagcaaagagaaggcTTTCACTTCAGAAGGCAAATCTGCAGAGCCGTAGCTGATTCTGCCGCCGCCATCGGCCACCCCTAGCATTAGCCAGCACagaacagcccagctcctcacTCACCCCCACAACCCCGACCCAAAAAACGTGCCCGTTTGGGAACCGCAGCACACCGTGAGGGCAGCAGAGGTAATGAAGACTCCTTCATTAGGAGGAATGGAAAAAGGAGTGGAAAAAGTACTAACACTAAATCAGCCACTCTGTGGGAGTCCACACGCCGAGGAGGACCCT
This window encodes:
- the COPRS gene encoding coordinator of PRMT5 and differentiation stimulator isoform X2 — its product is MAAASEAANSEGKQLPNKTETVIWKPRKECLLQNIPNVPDGTSEESVSASTSPNEGDVSGSTDEGWYNIYADLDVWDSEVSNIPESSVQQDVSEHEVEDWDKELEESTYGPYDADDLSCGSFEENNHFGSYVWKEDWFYNPGCDHAPCFVFPPRFRTVEKGQFDDADE
- the COPRS gene encoding coordinator of PRMT5 and differentiation stimulator isoform X3, with product MAAASEAANSEGKQLPNKTETVIWKPRKECLLQNIPNVPDGTSEESVSASTSPNEGDVSGSTDEGWYNIYADLDVWDSEVSNIPESSVQQDVSEHEVEDWDKELEESTYGPYGDTCLQMSLIVTAWLPLTYVEDDITSIPHTLKTTGIRYWESDSNCLKE
- the COPRS gene encoding coordinator of PRMT5 and differentiation stimulator isoform X1, translating into MAAASEAANSEGKQLPNKTETVIWKPRKECLLQNIPNVPDGTSEESVSASTSPNEGDVSGSTDEGWYNIYADLDVWDSEVSNIPESSVQQDVSEHEVEDWDKELEESTYGPYGTLLCLLQSQSCLRPAEVFCVLENILNLKLRAWLTYFFDSFSLFLFSVLYFSSLSDFSPLLQS